One Cicer arietinum cultivar CDC Frontier isolate Library 1 chromosome 8, Cicar.CDCFrontier_v2.0, whole genome shotgun sequence DNA segment encodes these proteins:
- the LOC101511615 gene encoding probable carotenoid cleavage dioxygenase 4, chloroplastic has translation MVPKPIIITTKPPLTSIPPLKISSVRTEEKPQTQTQTVKTTPTPPKTTTQTPNPTFKIANRKKPEQSVPALLFNAFDDIINNFIDPPIKPSVDPRHVLSQNFAPVLNELPPTECQVIKGTLPPSLNGAYIRNGPNPQFLPRGPYHLFDGDGMLHAIKITNGKATLCSRYVKTYKYKIENEAGYPLIPNVFSGFNSLIASAARGSLTAARVITGQYNPSNGIGLANTSLALFGNRLFALGESDLPYEIQLTTNGDIQTLHRHDFNGKLFMSMTAHPKIDADTGECFAFRYGPVPPFLTYFRFDSNGVKNSDVPVFSMTTPTFLHDFAITKKYAVFGDIQIGMNPLGMISGGSPVGSDSSKISRIGILPRYAKDESKMKWFDVPGFNNIHSINAWDEEDGKTVTLIAPNILSVEHTMERLELIHAVVEKVSINVETGIVTRKPLSARNLDFGVINNEYIGKINRYVYAAVGDPMPKISGVVKIDVLKGEEVGCRMYGEGCYGGEPFFVGREEGNGDEDDGYLVSYIHDEKNGESRFIVMDAKTASLEVVAEVKLPRRVPYGFHGLFVKESELMKGSLS, from the coding sequence ATGGTCCCAAAACCCATCATAATAACAACTAAACCACCCTTAACTTCAATTCCTCCACTCAAAATATCATCCGTTAGAACCGAAGAAAAGCCCCAAACCCAAACCCAAACAGTAAAAACCACCCCTACACCACCCAAAACAACTACCCAAACCCCCAACCCAACCTTCAAAATTGCAAACAGAAAAAAACCAGAACAATCCGTACCAGCACTACTATTCAACGCATTCGACGACATCATAAACAATTTCATAGACCCTCCAATAAAACCATCAGTAGATCCAAGACACGTGTTATCTCAAAACTTCGCACCAGTTCTTAACGAACTCCCTCCAACAGAATGCCAAGTCATAAAAGGCACACTCCCACCATCCCTTAACGGCGCTTACATAAGAAACGGCCCAAACCCACAATTCCTTCCACGTGGACCCTACCATCTCTTCGACGGTGACGGAATGCTTCACGCCATTAAAATCACAAACGGGAAAGCCACACTCTGTAGCCGTTACGTTAAAACTTACAAATACAAAATCGAAAACGAAGCAGGTTATCCACTCATTCCCAATGTCTTCTCTGGCTTCAACTCGCTTATTGCTTCCGCTGCACGTGGCTCATTAACCGCGGCACGTGTTATAACCGGTCAGTATAATCCATCTAACGGCATTGGCTTGGCTAACACAAGTTTAGCTCTGTTTGGTAACCGTCTTTTCGCTTTGGGAGAATCAGATCTTCCTTATGAAATTCAATTAACCACAAATGGTGACATTCAAACACTCCACCGTCACGATTTTAACGGCAAACTCTTCATGAGTATGACGGCTCATCCAAAAATTGACGCCGATACAGGTGAATGTTTTGCTTTCCGTTACGGTCCCGTTCCACCTTTTCTAACTTATTTCCGTTTCGATTCAAACGGAGTTAAAAACTCTGATGTTCCCGTTTTCTCCATGACAACACCTACGTTTCTCCACGATTTCGCCATTACTAAAAAATACGCTGTGTTCGGCGATATTCAGATCGGAATGAATCCTCTGGGGATGATTTCCGGTGGTTCTCCGGTGGGATCGGATTCATCGAAAATATCGAGAATCGGAATTCTTCCACGTTACGCTAAGGATGAGTCGAAGATGAAGTGGTTTGATGTGCCTGGGTTTAATAATATTCATTCGATTAACGCATGGGATGAGGAAGATGGGAAAACGGTGACACTGATAGCGCCGAATATTCTCTCTGTGGAACATACGATGGAGAGATTGGAGCTTATTCATGCGGTGGTTGAGAAAGTGAGTATCAACGTTGAAACGGGGATTGTAACGAGAAAACCTCTATCGGCGAGGAATTTGGATTTTGGAGTGATAAATAATGAGTATATAGGGAAGATAAATAGGTATGTGTATGCGGCGGTAGGGGATCCAATGCCGAAAATATCGGGGGTTGTTAAGATTGATGTGTTGAAAGGTGAGGAAGTTGGGTGTAGGATGTATGGAGAAGGTTGTTATGGTGGTGAGCCGTTTTTCGTGGGAAGGGAAGAGGGTAATGGCGATGAGGATGATGGTTATTTGGTGAGTTATATTCATGATGAGAAGAACGGAGAGTCAAGGTTTATAGTGATGGATGCGAAGACGGCGTCGTTGGAGGTTGTGGCGGAGGTGAAGTTGCCGCGGAGGGTGCCTTATGGTTTTCACGGATTGTTTGTGAAGGAGAGTGAGTTGATGAAAGGGTCATTGTCGTAA